A segment of the bacterium genome:
CGCCCTCGTCTTATAATACCCATAACAGTATTTAACCTATTAGCATCAAGTATACCGCTTAAAAGTTCTGTCAGTCCGGCTGTGTTTGCACTATTAATATTTACCATCGCCTCTTGGTCAGCAGGAGCATTAGATTGGTTACTATACACAGTAGTAAAATCATAAATACCTCTATCTAAAATACCGTCCATATTATCGTTAGGTATATTTTCTGCTCCATCATTTTCATTCTCGTCAAGAAAACCGTTTCTATTTAGGTCTTCACCAAACAATATCTCCATACTACAACCCTTAACAAGAAGTAGTTCTTCAACTGTTTCAAAAGGTCCGTTTTTACATTGGTATGGAGGATTTAATAAGAGATAATATTCACTTTTAGCACCACCCTCAAATGAACTCTCGTCAGGGTTACGCCAATCAACAATTGAAGCAGCGAGTTCATCGGTCATTTGCGGTAACATCAAAAACATTTCAAAAGAAGCAGTATTTAAATTAAGTTTAGAAGACTCATCTATAAGACCAAAACTATAATTTAATCCATCCTGCTCCCCTTGTTTCAAAAACCAGAAGTAACCTCCACCTAATGAAACGGCTTCACAATCAAAACCGTTAGTTAAAAAGATAGCGTTTTCATCCAGGTTTTCTACCAGATAAGCCGCATAAGCTAAAGCCCCTTGAGATATCCATTCCACTTGTGCTTCAGCAAGCCGATTAGCAGATATTAATAGTTCAATTTTCATTTTTCTCCCAAAAACAAGAACCATTCCTGCAAGAGTTACAATTATCCACAGAGCAACAATTAAAACCATACCGCTCTTTTTACTATTTTTTTTCATCATTACAAGCAATTCTCATTAGCTCAAATCTTCAACTGTTATTCAAACGCCATCTGTTAAGCCAGAAACAACTTGTTCATTGGTAGAACTCTTACAGGTCAAAAGAAATATCCTTCTATATGTATGTGTCTGCTCACCATTTTCTGATATAGAAAATTTTATAGTCAAAGAAACATCTACTGCTGTAGGAAGAACATCTCCAACAGTTGTAGAATCCCACGCATCAAGCCAGACAGTCCCATCAAAATATTGTATCTCCATAGAACTTACGCCATAAGCCAACTGTTCTTCATAAGGTTCTACCTCTTCAAGA
Coding sequences within it:
- a CDS encoding type II secretion system protein GspK produces the protein MMKKNSKKSGMVLIVALWIIVTLAGMVLVFGRKMKIELLISANRLAEAQVEWISQGALAYAAYLVENLDENAIFLTNGFDCEAVSLGGGYFWFLKQGEQDGLNYSFGLIDESSKLNLNTASFEMFLMLPQMTDELAASIVDWRNPDESSFEGGAKSEYYLLLNPPYQCKNGPFETVEELLLVKGCSMEILFGEDLNRNGFLDENENDGAENIPNDNMDGILDRGIYDFTTVYSNQSNAPADQEAMVNINSANTAGLTELLSGILDANRLNTVMGIIRRGRPFENILDFYARTGLSLAEFRQISSELTVGGRGRREGLININTAPKEVIACLPGLEEADVYDLVEYRASSDISNLEDISWVAEVLTSEKAAEIGGWLTTRSYQFSVDIVAVSGDGKAFKRFRAVLDKRFSPPQVLSWQDLTGLGWPLAPEILTNLRKGISPYENSIF